Proteins from a single region of Primulina tabacum isolate GXHZ01 chromosome 5, ASM2559414v2, whole genome shotgun sequence:
- the LOC142547654 gene encoding beta-glucuronosyltransferase GlcAT14A — protein sequence MHHHPPSAAAAVPSPYILLSTTLFSILLILSLITIPTPPRPPSRPHPSLFPRHHRILFHNPSTTPPAPPSLAYFISGSANDSGRLIRLLHSIYHPRNHYLLHLDRSAEQSEREALAVAVKSVSVFVAAQNVHVIGKADYVFDNGPSYLSSTLHGAAVLLRVSDTWDWFINLDADDYPLVTQDDLLHILSYLPRDLNFVNHTSYIGWRESRKLKPIVVDTALFLEENSEMFYATQKRELPDTFRLFTGSFSTILSRKFLEFCIMGTDNLPRTLLMYLSNTPASNTVYFPTVACNSHQFNRKTINHSFHYAYLDSRHELDFLNSSNFNDLIQSGAAFASPFRENDRILDQIDHEILLRNPGKPVPGGWCLGNSVEDKCDIWGDSDVLKPGVGAKRLERRLVEILSNETARSYRCVDE from the exons ATGCACCACCACCCACcctccgccgccgccgccgtaCCCTCTCCATACATTCTTCTATCCACCACCCTTTTCTCCATTCTCCTAATCCTTTCCCTCATTACCATCCCCACACCTCCCCGACCCCCCTCCCGGCCCCACCCATCCCTCTTCCCCCGCCACCACCGCATCCTCTTCCACAACCCCTCGACTACCCCTCCGGCCCCACCTTCCCTCGCCTACTTCATATCCGGATCCGCCAACGACTCGGGCCGGCTTATTCGTCTTCTTCACTCCATTTATCATCCTAGGAATCACTACCTCCTCCACCTTGACCGCTCTGCTGAGCAGTCCGAGCGTGAGGCTTTGGCAGTTGCGGTCAAATCTGTGTCGGTCTTTGTAGCTGCGCAGAATGTTCATGTGATTGGGAAGGCGGACTATGTGTTCGATAATGGGCCTTCTTATCTCTCCTCAACGCTTCACGGCGCCGCTGTCTTGCTTCGTGTTTCGGATACTTGGGATTGGTTCATTAATCTCGATGCTGATGATTATCCCCTTGTCACTCAAGATG ATCTTTTGCATATCTTGTCCTATCTGCCTCGAGATCTTAATTTTGTGAATCACACGAGCTATATTGGCTGGAGAGA ATCACGCAAATTGAAACCAATCGTTGTTGACACTGCGCTCTTTCTCGAGGAGAACAGTGAGATGTTTTATGCCACTCAAAAAAGAGAGCTCCCGGATACATTCCGATTATTCACAG GTTCGTTTTCGACTATTTTAAGTCGGAAATTTCTCGAGTTCTGCATCATGGGTACAGATAACCTACCCAGAACACTACTAATGTACCTGTCTAATACACCCGCATCAAATACCGTTTACTTCCCAACAGTTGCATGCAATTCCCACCAATTCAATCGAAAAACAATCAACCACAGCTTTCATTACGCCTACCTCGACTCTAGGCACGAGCTTGACTTTCTTAACTCGAGCAACTTCAATGATCTGATCCAGAGTGGAGCAGCCTTCGCATCGCCATTCAGAGAGAACGACCGCATTCTTGACCAGATCGACCATGAAATCCTGCTGCGAAATCCAGGTAAACCTGTTCCTGGTGGATGGTGTTTAGGCAATTCGGTTGAAGATAAATGTGACATATGGGGAGACTCTGATGTTTTGAAGCCTGGTGTGGGTGCTAAGAGGCTCGAAAGACGTCTTGTTGAGATCCTATCGAATGA